The nucleotide window GTCGTCTTCGTGCCGACCTGGGCGCAGCCCTTCAAAAAGGGCCGGAGGGTCTCTCCTGCCGAGCACCGCTATCTCATGACGGTCATCGCCACCGCCCCCAATCCGCGCTTCACCGTCTCGCGCGTGGATATCGACCGGGGCGGCACCACCTACACCATCGACACCCTCCACGACATCACGGCGGAGTACCCCGGAGCCGAGCTGTACTTCATCACCGGTGCTGATGCGCTGGAGCAGATCCTGACCTGGAAGAGCAGCGAGGAGATCTTCGGCCTGGCGCACATGGTGGGGGTGACGCGCCCCGGGCATGTCCTGAGCGACTCGGGCCTTCCCCGTGATCGCGTCTCGCTGCTGGAGGTTCCGGCCATGGCGATCTCGTCGTCGGACTGCCGTCGGCGGGTGGGGGAGGGGATCCCGGTGTGGTACCTGGTTCCCGACGGCGTTGTGCAGTACATCCGCAAGTACGGGCTCTATCGTATGCCTCTGCGCCCCGCATCGACGACGTCGATGACGGCGCGGGTGGCCCACGAGCAGTCCCTGAGGAAGGAGAACGACGGTGAGCACTGACCAGACCGGCGTGAACGACCTGACGCAAGACGATGCTGCGGAGGGCTCGCAGGGCCGGGCGCCACGCAGCAGCCGTCGCGCTATCCGACAGGCCGAGCGGGCAGCTGAGCGCGAGGCCATCCTGACCGGGCAGCAGCCCCTGCTCACGCGCCGTGAGATGCGGCGCCTGCGGGAGGAGGCCAAGGCCCTCAAGGCCGCTGTGGAGGCGGGGGAGATCACCCCGGAGCAGGCTCGCGCCCTCCAGGACCCCACCGCCAAGCAGCCCGACGTTCCTGCCTCCAGGCAGGCGCGGTCCCGCGGCGCCGGGCAGGACTCCTCCCAGCAGCCCACCACGCCCAGCTCGGTGCCCGCGGTCGGCTCGGCCGCCCAGGACTCCGCCGCCTTCGACGACACCGTCCAGGCGCCCCGCGTGGGGGAGTCCGGGGAGCCTTCCGGGGAGGCGTGGGGCACCGCCGGCAGTGCCGCATCCCCGCTCCAGGGCCAGTCCCCGGCGGAGGCGCCGCAGACGGCGCTGCCCTTGGGGGCGCCTGAGCCCCACGACTCCCACGAGCCTGCTGCCTACGGCGCGGTCGCGCAGACCGGTGCGGGCGCCGAGCCCGCCCTCGGGGCCGAGTCCGGGGCCGAGGCCGGTCCGGGTGCCGACGCCGACATGCAGGCCCCCCAGTCCGAGGCCGGTCAGGCGGGCCCGAGCTGGCGCTCCCTGACCGCTGACGAGGCGGTGGCGATCTCCGAGCTCCCCACGGGCCTCATGGACGCCGTCGACCTGCCGATCATCTCGGCGGAGGCCGAGCGTGCGGCCGCCGAGCACGTGAGCACCGATGGCGAGCCCGCCCCGGTCCCGACCCGCTCCTCCCTGCGCGAGCGACTGGAGACGGGGCAGGTGCCCAGCGTTGCAGCACTGGGCTCTGCTGACGGTGTGCCCGCCGACGCCGCCCAGGGCGGTATCGGCAGCGGTGCCGAGACTGCGGGCGAGGCGGTCCCGACCGGTTGGGGCGTGCAGGCCGAGGAGGCCGACGGCGCCCCCGGCACGGTGCCGAGCGCTGCGTCCCAGGAGGCCCTTGGGGCCCAGGAGGCCCCCTCCTGGTCGGTCGACCAGAGGGCTGATGAGGCGGCGGTGCGCGCCGCCGATGCGATCCCTGTCCAGGACGCTGCTAGTGCCCAGCCGCAGGCAGCCGAAGCACAGGCAGCCGCTGCGGGCGAGGGCGCGCAGGCGCCGATGGCGGCCACTGGGGGCTCGGTGCGCCGTCCCATCGTGCGGATCCCCGCCGCGGCCCAGGGGGTGCGCACGGTCAACGTCTCCACCGGTGAGCTCAGTGCGATCCAGCCCGTGAGCCCTGCCGAGAGCGTCGCCTCCGGGCAGGAGGCGGCCCAGGCCGGGCAGTCCGCCGAGTCGGTGGACGGCCTGGGCGAGGTGACGGCAGACGCCCAGGAGACCACGGTGCAGGAGGCCATTGCCGTGGGTGAGGGCGTTGACGGCGAGGACTCGGCCGCACCGCAGTGGAAGTCCCTGCGCGAGCGGATGACCTCGGAGAACTCCCTGGTGGGCGGGCAGCAGCCCGTCAGCCCGTACTCGACCACGGGCATGGAGCAGACCACCTCGGTGGAGTACGCCCCCGTCTCCGATGCCGGCTTCCCCGAGGCGGGTGCGGCCGGCCAGGTCGGCTCGGCCTGGGACCAGCAGATGCCGGCCGCGGTGCCCTCCGCGCAGCAGGCCCAGGTGAGCCTGTCCGAGGAGGAGCCGGAGCGCTCCTCCGGAGCGGGCAAGGTGCTGCTCATCCTCCTGGTGGTCCTGGTGGTCGCCCTGGTGGTGCTGGCCATCGTCTGGTACCTCGTCAGTGGCGGCTCCTCCAGCGCGGCGGCCCAGGTTCAGGGCGCGGCGGTGCAGGGCGTGGAGGCCTGGATCAGCCAGGTCGTCTGAGGCCTCCAGTGACCCGTATCGTCTGACCTGTATTGTCATGGAGCCGGGTGCGCCGCCCGGCTCCATGGCCGTATGGTGGCGCGTGCCCAGGTCGCCTGCCGATCATCATCGAACCCTGAAGGAGCACCGTGCCCGCTACTGACCGTGCCATCGAGTTGTGCGTCGTCGCAGCCCGCGCCGCCGCGCAGAAGAAGGCTGAGGAGATCATCGCCATCGATGTCTCCGATCGCCTCGTCCTCACCGACGCCTTCCTCATCGTCTCGGCCGCCAACGACCGCCAGGTGCGTGCCGTCGTCGACGCGATCGATGAGGCGATGATCAAGGCGGGCGCCAAGCGCCAGATGCGCGAGGGCCTGACGGAGGCGCACTGGGTGCTGGTGGACTACCAGGACGTCGTCGTGCACATCCAGCAGGAGCAGGACCGCGAGTTCTACGACCTGGAGCGGCTGTGGAAGGACTGCCCGCGCATCGCCCTGCCCGCGATGGACGGGGAGGATGAGGCGCTGGGGCAGGACTCGCCGGTGGCGGCCGGGATCTGATGGGCCGATCGTGACGGATCTTGTTCTGTGGCGGCACGGCCAGACCGACTACAACCATCACAAGCGCGTCCAGGGGCGGATCGACATCCCGCTCAACGAGGAGGGGCTGGCTCAGGCGGCTGCGGTGGCCCCCGCCCTGGAGGCGCTGGGGCCGCAGCGGATCGTCTCCTCCCCGTTGCAGCGCGCGCGGGGCACGGCGCGCATCCTGGCCGAGCGCTGCGGGATGGAAGTGGGGATCGACGACGACCTGGCGGAGCGCTCCTTCGGGCAGTGGGAGGGCCTGACGCGCCGGGAGATCAAGGCCGGCTGGCCGGAGCAGTACCGGCGCTGGCGCACCGGGGCGGAGCCCGAGGGAGTGGGAGTGGAGGCCCGCGCTGATGTGGCCGACCGTGTTGGTGGGGCACTGGCACGCCTGGCGCAGGATGCGCCGGAGGGCGAGGTCATCGTGGTGGCCTGCCACGGCTCGGCGCTGACGGTGGGGGCGTGCCGGCTGCTGGGGCTGGAGCCCTCCGCCTGGTTCGGGCTCAGGGGGCTGGATAACAGCCACTACGGGGTGCTGCGCCGCTCTCGGCGGGAGCCGGGATGGGCGCTGGTGGCCTGGAACCTGGGGTGAGTGCGACGGTGGGCCGGGCGGCGAGCGTGGTGAGGTAGTGCACGTGCCGGGGATTTGCCCCGGTGGCCTGGGACTACATACAGTTGTCCGCGTCGCCCGCAGGGGCGGCGCCCGCAGGACGGGGCTATGGCGCAGTTGGTAGCGCGCTTCCATGGCATGGAAGAGGTCGGGGGTTCGAATCCCCCTAGCTCCACCAGTCGTCGAGATCGCGGTACTGGAGTGGTTCGGTACGCGGGCGGTGGCTGATCCGGGGCCCTATGGCGCCCTGCGAGCACCATCAAGGGGCTATGGCGCAGTTGGTAGCGCGCTTCCATGGCATGGAAGAGGTCGGGGGTTCGAATCCCCCTAGCTCCACCACGTCAACTCTGAGCGAGGGCCCCGCCTGACGGCGGGGCCTTTGTGGTGCTGGTGGCGCTGTGCGCCTGGCGGTGGGGGATGGGGTGTGGGGCCTGGTTCCCCGCCTGGTGGTGGTTCGCGGGTCCGGCTCGTCTCCGAGGGCTTCACGGAGATCGGGGGAGGGTGGCCGAGGTCGCTCGGGGCAGCGGGAGCGGCCTATCCTCTTCCAATGCGCTAGAGGCGCCGCGATCCCCGCGCCCGCCCGCCGAGCACAGGAGGGAGCATCCATGAGCCCGATGAGGACAGTGCCCCTGGGCGCCACCGGGATGCGGGCATCCAATGTCATCTCCGGCATGATGCGCATCGCCGACCGCAGCGACGAGCAGATCCGCGCCCTGTACGACGCCGCGCGGGAGGTTGGCATCGATGTCTTCGACCACGCCGACCTCTACGGCTTCAACCACCGCGGGGGCGGCTACCACCACTGCGAGCAGCGCTTCGCCCGTGCACTGAAGCTCGCCCCCGCCGAGCGCGAGCAGATCATCCTTCAGACCAAGACCGGCATCATCTCCGATCCGTGGGGGTACGACCACTCCTACGAGCACATCGTCGCCTCCGCAGAGGAGTCGCTGAGGGCCCTGGGCACGGACTACCTCGACATCCTGCTGCTCCACCGCCCCGACGCCCTGGTCGAGCCCGAGGAGGTTGCCCGCGCATTCGACCACCTGGAGTCCACCGGCAAGGTCCGCTCCTTCGGGGTCTCCAACCACACCCCGCGCCAGATCGACCTGCTGGCCACCGCTGTGAGTCAGCCCATCGTCGTCAACCAGGTGCAGCTGTCGATCACCCATTCAACGATCATCACCCAGGGACTGGCCGCCAACATCGTCCCCTCCCAGGACTCGCTGACCCGCGACGGCGGCGGCCTGGTCGAGCACGCCCGTATCCACTCCACCACCCTCCAGGCCTGGTCGCCCTTCCACACGGGTCTGGGCCCCGGGACGCTCATGGACTCCCCGGACCACCCCGAGCTCGTTGAGGAGCTGCGCCGCCTCGCCGAGAAGTACGGTGCTGCGCCGGCAGCGATCGCCGTGGCATGGATCGCCCGACACCCCGCCGGCATCCAGACGGTCGTGGGCACCACAACCCCACAGCGCCTGCGTGAGGCGGCTGCCGGCTCGGATATCCCGCTGACCCGGGGCGAGTGGTACGGGCTCGTGCGCGCGGCCGGCCACCACGTGCCCTGAGGCCCGGCGCCCGTGTTCTGCGGGCAACCGCGCATCCTGGGCCCGCGCCTCATCGACTCCGCTGACCGAGGCTGATGGTGGAGGCATCATGCGGCGATGCGCCCTGCGACGATCGCGCCACGAGTGCGCGTCTCGGCGCGCGTGATAGCGAAGCCTCCACGGGCATGGCTGACTCAGGAATCGATCACGGTCCGCCCAGCCCGGATGAGGGTTGGATGTGCAGCGTGAAGGCTATGGATGCATCATCAATCATCGGATCCGTCGTCGTCCTCCTTGCCGTGATGAACCCCTTCCTCGACGTCCCCCGGTTCTTGGAGCTCACCAGCGGGCAGTCGGTTGCCCAGCGCCGCCGGACCGCACTGAGCGTCACCCTGCGATGCGCGCTCATCGCAGTAGTGCTCCTCGTCTCCAGCCCCGTGGTGGTGGGCGGTGGCGGTATCCATGGCATGCTCAGCCTCAGCGAGGCCGGCCTCCTAGCCGGGGGAGGCCTCGTCATCGCCATCATCGCCCTGGCCATGCTCAGAGGACAGCAGTCCTCCATCACCGATGGCACGCAGCGCGAGAAGGAGGGCTACAGCGCCCTGAAGAGGATCTCCGGCTACCCCCTGACCTTCCCCCTCATCATGGGTCCCGGCACGATCGTGAGCATTCTGTGCCTCATGCTGTCGGCAGAGCGGTCCAGTGGTTCAGCAGGCCTGTCCGCTGTCGCCATCGCCGTGATCATCGCCCTCCTCGTGCTGGGCGTGAGCCTCATGCTGGCCGCGGGCCGGGGCGCGCGGCCCTCGGAGGGACTGACCGCCGTCATGACACGCCTGTCGGGCCTCGTCCTGATGGTCTTCGGCGTCGGCATGGTCGCCTCCATCCTGTGATCGCAGGCGCCTACCGAGCCCGCCGGTCCGGCCCTCGACCCGGCGGGCTCACGAAGCGGCTTGTCAGGCGCGGATGAGGGCTCTTGCTCCTCACACGATGTCAGGTCCCATGATGGGGCCATGACCGAGACACGGCTGCTGCGCATCGGCGAGTTCTCCACCCTGACCAGGCTGTCGGTCCGCATGCTGCGGTACTACGACGCCCACGGCGTGCTGAGCCCCGCGCGCATCGACGCCGCCACCGGGCACCGGTTCTACGACGCCCACCAAGTCGTCGAGGCCAGGCTGGTGCGCCAGCTGCGCGACGTCGGCTTCTCCGTCCCGGCCATTGCCGCCCTGCTCCCGCTGCGCGAGGACCCCCAGGCCCTGGGGCGCGCGCTGGCCGTGCAGCGCGATCAGCTCACCGCCGACGCCGAGGCCGCCCGCCGCCGCGTCGCCGAGATCGACCAGCTCATCGCACACGTCAGGAGGACCCTCATGACCGACATCACCGTCACCACCCACCCCGCCCAGCACGTCGTCTCCCTGCGCAGGAGGATCAACACCTACCCCGATGAGTCCCGCGTCTGGGAGCAGCTGATGGCCTGCGTCCAGGAGCAGGGCGTGCCCTACACCGGGGGCCCCTGCGGCGCCATCTTCCACGACGAGGAGTACCGCGAGGCCGACATCGATATCGAGGTCTGGCAGCCCGCGCCCCGGGGCGCCCGCGTCGCCGCCCCGCTGACCGCCCGGGAGCTTCCCGCCCAGCGGGTGGCCGTGGCCGCCTTCCACGGCGACTACTCCCAGTTCGAGGCGCAGAACGCCGCCCTGGCCCAGTACATCGCCGAATCCGGCCTCCAGGTGGACGGACCCATGTACAACCGCTACCTGGTCAGCCCTGCCGACACCCAGAGCCCCGAGGACTACGTCACCGAGATCTGCGTGCCCGTGGCCTGAGCGCCCGCCGTCCCGGCACGGCCCCGCGCGGGGCCGTGCCGGGACCCGGCCATGCGGCGATGGCAGACGATGGCAGCCGCCAGTCCATCCGGGACAATGGCCGGTCAGCATTTGGTCAGCCACTGAGACGCGATCCACGCCCGCACGACGATACGGCACTGGATCAGCCCCGCTGCTGAGGGTAGCCTCACCTCTGGCAGGTGCGGTACCAGCACTGCACCTTCTCGCAGGAAAGGCACTCGTGTGACGTCAGCCCAGGCAGGGAGCGGCAGCGCCCCCGACATCGCCCACCGCGCCCGCCGCACCGCCCGCAGGCTCCTGTCGGGCGCTGGCAGCGCCGCGGTGACGGCCTACCGCATTGACCCCTCCGCCCCGGCGGCCTACGTGGCGCATGCGCTGCTCAACGATGGGCGCATCCTCATCGCCGCCTGCCCCGCCCCGGGGGCGCCCCTGGCCATCGCCCCCGACGGCCTGGCCACCGAGGTCCGCCTGGACATCACCCTGGACGCCGCCGAGCCGGGCGTTCGCATCACCGCGGCCACCGCCCACCTGCTCGGCTCCCTGACCTGGGTCGAGGAGGAGACCATCGACGGGCTCCTGGCCTCGGTGCGCACCCCGGCCTGCCACTGCGCCATCACGGGGGACGACCCCCTGGAGCGCGTCAGCCAAGTGGCCGGCTGGCCCGGTGGCCGCCTGGGCGTCATCGCCACCGAGCGCGTCATGCTCCACTGCGTCACCGGGGTCTCCAGCCACACCATCACCGAGATCCTCGCCATCGATGGACGCGATGCCGACGCCGCGGCGCCGCACCCCGCCCTCGGCACCTGGAGCTCCCACGAGGTGCTCGCCGCCCACGAGTCCGTCGCCGCCGTCGGGGAGCTGGGGCTTCAGGCCATCTGCGACGCCGTCGTCAGTGGCGAGGCGCTCGGCTGGGTCTGCTCCACGCGGCCCTCGGTCGGCGTGTGCTCCAGCCTGTGGGGCAGGACCCTGTGCGTCGACGTCGATGCCCATGGCGCCACCCTCATGCGCATCAGTCCCGAGGAGATCACCACCCTGGTGGTCGCCTTCCCCGACGGCCCCACGGCCGCCCACGAGGTGGGCCAGAGCCTAGAGGCCTTGGCTGCCGCGCTCCTGCCCGGCCGCCTCTCGCGCCCCTAAGGGCAGGGCGGGGCGCCCAGTGCGCTTGCGCTGCGTCATCCGGAGCCGTCCCCCCCGCACAGGCCGATCAGCACAGCACGGACTGTGGGCCCCGGCATGGTGCCGGGGCCCACAGTCCGCGCGTCTAGGCGTCGTCCTGCCCACAGCCGCTCGAGCTGGTGGGCAGGTGCTCAGCGCGCCTCGTAGGACAGGCAGGTGGCGGTGTCACCGCCGACGCTGACCGCCTCAGCGGTGCACATGAGGTCGGTGTTGTGCACGCACTCCAGGCGCTGGCAGGCGCCCACGTGGCCCTCGGCCACGGGGAGGCCGCCGCGCGCATCCAGGTTGATGAAGGTGCCGCAGGTGGGTGCACCGGTGTCGCCGCCGACCGTGATGGCAAAAGCGGTGCAGCCCCCGTGGTTGAAGGCGCAGGAGGTGGTTTCGCAGGACGTGATCTGGGTGACGGTAGCCATGATGGCCTCCTTCTCGAGCGGTCGGATGATCGGTACGTCATTAACGTAAATCCGTCTCGATCGAGCGGCAACGAAGGCCAGCCTAGCCTGATGGTCTGTCGACTCAAGAACGTTGGAATGGCAGCGTTTTTGTCGATGTGCAAGGTGGGGTTGATGCTCCCCTGCCGGTGCTGGGATCACTCCTATTATGTGCCGGAGTATTTCGTTATTCCAGGCAGGTGAGGCAGACCTGCACGAATAGGGCGCAGGCCCTAGCTGTGGGCTGCGGCCACCGCCAGGCGCAGGGCGCCGGTGAAGCGGGTCTCGCGCTCCTGGGCGCTCATGTCCTCGGAGTGGTCCAGCAGGTGGTCCGAGATCGTCAGTACCGCCAGCGCCTGCGCACCGAACTCAGCCGCCACGCCGTACAGGGCCGCGGCCTCCATCTCCACCGCCAGGACGCCGTGAGCGGCCAGGCGCTCGGTCTGGCCCTCGGGGGTGAAGTAGAAGTGGTCGCGGGAGATGATCGGGCCGGCGTGAACAGTCCCGTCCTGTGCCGCCTCGGCACTGCGGGAGGCCTCCCAGGCCGCCTGGGCCAGGTGGAAGTCGGCCACCGCGGAGAAGTTCACCCCCGGGATGCGCAACTGGTTCATGGCCGAGTCCGTGTGGGCGCCGGTGGCGATGACGACGTCGCCCACCTTCACCCGAGGGGCGATGCCGCCTGCCGTGCCCACGCGAATAATGCGCTCGACCCCGAACTGACTGAACAGCTCGGTGGCGTAGATGGTGAAGGAGGGCTGGCCCATGCCCGAGCCCATGACGCTCAGCGGCTTGCCATCCACGGTGCCGGTGAAGCCCAGCATGCCGCGCACATCGGTGACCAGGCGGGCGTCGTCCATGAGCATCTCGGCGATGCGCTGGGCGCGCCTGGGGTCGCCGGGCATGAGGACGGCGGGGGCGAAATCTCCGGGCTCGGCGGCGATATGGGGTGTGGCCATGACGGGTCCTTTCAGGGTTGGCAGATGCGCAGCGGGGATACCCCGGGAAAGGGGGCAGAGCCCGGCGCTCGATGCCGTTAAGTGTGGCACACGCGCCGTTGCGCCCGGTTGGCTCCTGCTGTCCGTGCGCCTCGCCTCACGACCCCGTCTGCGCCGCATACCGGTCCGCATGCTGGACGCCGGGAGACAGATGGAGGTCAGGCGCCTACCGTGCAGTGTTCTATGCACGCGTCGCAGGCGCCCGCATGTGCTGCACCAACCCGCCGCGATGACGCTCGTCCCGGGCCTGTGCGCAGTGCACTGTTCCGTCACGTACCCGAAAGGGTCCACCGAGAAGGTCGATATGGCTTCATCTCCCGCAGCCCCACGGGGCTCACACCCATCCCAGGCGCCAGCGCGCGAGCAGTGGAGCGGCCAGGTCGGATTCCTCCTGGCCGCCGTCGGCTCGGCCATCGGCCTGGGCAATATCTGGCGCTTCCCCGGCGTGGCCTACAGCAACGGCGGCGGGGCCTTCGTGGTGCCCTACATCATCGCACTCATCGGTGTGGGCATCCCCGTGCTCTTCCTGGACTACGCGATGGGCCACCGCTTCCGCGGATCAGCCCCGGCGGCCTTCCGCCGTGTGCACGCCAAGCTCGAGTGGCTGGGCTGGTTCCAGGTCTTCATCTGCTTCATCATCATGACCTACTACGCGGTCGTGGTGGCCTGGGCCCTGCGATACACGATCTTCTCGATCAACACCGCCTGGGGCCAGGACGCCGCAGGCTTCTTCCAGAGCTATATCGGCCTGGGCGAGCTGTCCTCCAGTGGCACGCCCGCCTACTCCTTCACCCCGGTGGCCGGGGTCGTCATCCCGCTCTTCATCGTGTGGGCCTTCGGGATCTTCACCGTCGCCCGGGGCGTGTCCAACGGGGTGGAGAAGGCCAACCGCGTCTTCCTGCCCCTGCTGGTGGTCATGTTCCTGGCCCTCGTGGGCCGCGCGCTGCTGCTCCCGGGCGCCACGGACGGCCTCAACGCCCTGTTCACCCCCAACTGGGAGGCCTTGAGCGACCACCGTGTCTGGATGGCGGCCTTCGGGCAGATCTTCTTCTCCCTGTCCGTGGGCTTCGGCATCATGCTGACCTACGCCTCCTACCTCAAGCGCCGCTCGAACCTCGTGGGCACCGGGACGGTGGCGGCCTTCGCCAACTCCGCCTTCGAGATCCTGGCGGGAATCGGGGTCTTCGCCACCCTGGGCTTCATGGCCCACGCCCAGAACGTGGAGGTCTCCCAGCTGGAGGACATCGCGGGGGTGGGGCTGTCCTTCACCACCTTCCCCACCGTCATCTCCCAGATGCCCGGGGGCCCGATCTTCGGGGTGCTCTTCTTCGCCTCCTTCACCATGGCGGGCCTGACCTCCTTCATCTCCATCATCCAGGTGGTCATCGCCGCGGTCTCCGAGAAGCTCGGACTGCCCACCAGCAGCGCGGTCCTCCTGGCCGGACTGCCCTCGGCGCTGCTGTCCTTCGTCCTGTTCGGCACCTCCTCGGGCCTGTACACCCTGGATGTGGTCGACGCCTTCATCAACAACATCGGCGTCGTCTTCTCCGCCATCGTCATGTGCCTGGCGCTGGGGATCGTCCTGCGCCGCCTGCCGGTCATCGAGCGCCACCTCAACCTGGTCTCGGAGTCCCGGTTGATCGGCCCCTGGTGGCGGGCGGTCATCATGGTCGCGGTCCCGCTGCTGCTGGGCGTCATGCTCGTCCAGACCGTCTCGTCCTATATCACTGAGGGCTACACCCCCGACTACTCCCGGTCCTTCGAGCTGCTCTTCGGGTGGGGCGCGCTGCTCATGGTCGCCATCGCCGCGACGGTGATGAGTGTGATGCGGTGGGCCACGCCGGTCGACGACTTCACCCCGCTGGACCTCGATGCCCTCGAGGAGGTGAAGTGACATGACCGGAGCGGCGATCGCTCTCATGCTCACCGCCGTCGTCATCATCTGGGGCGGCCTGGCGGTCTCGGTGACCGCACTGATCTCCCGGGGGCGCCGGGAGGAGCGCGACGCCCGTGAGCAGGCCTCACGGCTCGCCCACAGCCACCTGCGCGGCACGAGTGCCACGGGCACTGAGGAGTGAGCCGCTGCGGTGGCGCCGCTGTCGCAGCACATCTTCATCACGGATGCCCCTGATCCGCCGGGATGTCCCCGCCGCCTCCCAGGTCGGTGGGAAACAATGCGGCCATGACTGATTCCGCCGCAGCCGATCTGCCCTCCCTCGTCGCCTTCGACCTGGACGACACCCTCGCCCCCTCGAAGACGGCGATGCCGGCCCCCATGGCCCGGGCCCTGTGCGGACTGCTGGAGGTGGTCCCGGTCTGCATCATCTCCGGGGGGCAGATCGGGCAGTTCCGCAACCAGGTGCTCGCCCGCC belongs to Actinomyces capricornis and includes:
- a CDS encoding methionine/alanine import family NSS transporter small subunit encodes the protein MTGAAIALMLTAVVIIWGGLAVSVTALISRGRREERDAREQASRLAHSHLRGTSATGTEE
- a CDS encoding MarC family protein: MDASSIIGSVVVLLAVMNPFLDVPRFLELTSGQSVAQRRRTALSVTLRCALIAVVLLVSSPVVVGGGGIHGMLSLSEAGLLAGGGLVIAIIALAMLRGQQSSITDGTQREKEGYSALKRISGYPLTFPLIMGPGTIVSILCLMLSAERSSGSAGLSAVAIAVIIALLVLGVSLMLAAGRGARPSEGLTAVMTRLSGLVLMVFGVGMVASIL
- a CDS encoding MerR family transcriptional regulator, producing MTETRLLRIGEFSTLTRLSVRMLRYYDAHGVLSPARIDAATGHRFYDAHQVVEARLVRQLRDVGFSVPAIAALLPLREDPQALGRALAVQRDQLTADAEAARRRVAEIDQLIAHVRRTLMTDITVTTHPAQHVVSLRRRINTYPDESRVWEQLMACVQEQGVPYTGGPCGAIFHDEEYREADIDIEVWQPAPRGARVAAPLTARELPAQRVAVAAFHGDYSQFEAQNAALAQYIAESGLQVDGPMYNRYLVSPADTQSPEDYVTEICVPVA
- the rsfS gene encoding ribosome silencing factor, yielding MPATDRAIELCVVAARAAAQKKAEEIIAIDVSDRLVLTDAFLIVSAANDRQVRAVVDAIDEAMIKAGAKRQMREGLTEAHWVLVDYQDVVVHIQQEQDREFYDLERLWKDCPRIALPAMDGEDEALGQDSPVAAGI
- a CDS encoding histidine phosphatase family protein, which encodes MTDLVLWRHGQTDYNHHKRVQGRIDIPLNEEGLAQAAAVAPALEALGPQRIVSSPLQRARGTARILAERCGMEVGIDDDLAERSFGQWEGLTRREIKAGWPEQYRRWRTGAEPEGVGVEARADVADRVGGALARLAQDAPEGEVIVVACHGSALTVGACRLLGLEPSAWFGLRGLDNSHYGVLRRSRREPGWALVAWNLG
- the deoD gene encoding purine-nucleoside phosphorylase, with translation MATPHIAAEPGDFAPAVLMPGDPRRAQRIAEMLMDDARLVTDVRGMLGFTGTVDGKPLSVMGSGMGQPSFTIYATELFSQFGVERIIRVGTAGGIAPRVKVGDVVIATGAHTDSAMNQLRIPGVNFSAVADFHLAQAAWEASRSAEAAQDGTVHAGPIISRDHFYFTPEGQTERLAAHGVLAVEMEAAALYGVAAEFGAQALAVLTISDHLLDHSEDMSAQERETRFTGALRLAVAAAHS
- a CDS encoding DUF1540 domain-containing protein; translated protein: MATVTQITSCETTSCAFNHGGCTAFAITVGGDTGAPTCGTFINLDARGGLPVAEGHVGACQRLECVHNTDLMCTAEAVSVGGDTATCLSYEAR
- the nadD gene encoding nicotinate-nucleotide adenylyltransferase, producing the protein MGGTFDPIHHGHLVAASEVQNVFDLDEVVFVPTWAQPFKKGRRVSPAEHRYLMTVIATAPNPRFTVSRVDIDRGGTTYTIDTLHDITAEYPGAELYFITGADALEQILTWKSSEEIFGLAHMVGVTRPGHVLSDSGLPRDRVSLLEVPAMAISSSDCRRRVGEGIPVWYLVPDGVVQYIRKYGLYRMPLRPASTTSMTARVAHEQSLRKENDGEH
- a CDS encoding aldo/keto reductase; the protein is MSPMRTVPLGATGMRASNVISGMMRIADRSDEQIRALYDAAREVGIDVFDHADLYGFNHRGGGYHHCEQRFARALKLAPAEREQIILQTKTGIISDPWGYDHSYEHIVASAEESLRALGTDYLDILLLHRPDALVEPEEVARAFDHLESTGKVRSFGVSNHTPRQIDLLATAVSQPIVVNQVQLSITHSTIITQGLAANIVPSQDSLTRDGGGLVEHARIHSTTLQAWSPFHTGLGPGTLMDSPDHPELVEELRRLAEKYGAAPAAIAVAWIARHPAGIQTVVGTTTPQRLREAAAGSDIPLTRGEWYGLVRAAGHHVP
- a CDS encoding sodium-dependent transporter, which translates into the protein MASSPAAPRGSHPSQAPAREQWSGQVGFLLAAVGSAIGLGNIWRFPGVAYSNGGGAFVVPYIIALIGVGIPVLFLDYAMGHRFRGSAPAAFRRVHAKLEWLGWFQVFICFIIMTYYAVVVAWALRYTIFSINTAWGQDAAGFFQSYIGLGELSSSGTPAYSFTPVAGVVIPLFIVWAFGIFTVARGVSNGVEKANRVFLPLLVVMFLALVGRALLLPGATDGLNALFTPNWEALSDHRVWMAAFGQIFFSLSVGFGIMLTYASYLKRRSNLVGTGTVAAFANSAFEILAGIGVFATLGFMAHAQNVEVSQLEDIAGVGLSFTTFPTVISQMPGGPIFGVLFFASFTMAGLTSFISIIQVVIAAVSEKLGLPTSSAVLLAGLPSALLSFVLFGTSSGLYTLDVVDAFINNIGVVFSAIVMCLALGIVLRRLPVIERHLNLVSESRLIGPWWRAVIMVAVPLLLGVMLVQTVSSYITEGYTPDYSRSFELLFGWGALLMVAIAATVMSVMRWATPVDDFTPLDLDALEEVK